In Geotalea uraniireducens, one genomic interval encodes:
- a CDS encoding bifunctional 5,10-methylenetetrahydrofolate dehydrogenase/5,10-methenyltetrahydrofolate cyclohydrolase, whose amino-acid sequence MKLLDGKKCAESLIADIAKKVAGYVDSGLRKPQMAIILVGTHAPSESYVKSKIATCALSGFESVLIRFPETVREDELLAKIAELNADQTTDGLIVQLPLPKHINPQQIINAIAPEKDIDGFHPTNFGRMTLGQKAFRPATAYGICKLLQYYEVPVKGKHCVVIGRSNIVGKPISIMLANDFDIGNATVTLTHIETPRQLLLDETRRADIVIVAVGIPGFITADMIKEGVVLIDVGINRLPDGKLVGDADFAAVADKCSWITPVPGGVGRMTVAALMINTLMAYQHNFNLV is encoded by the coding sequence ATGAAACTGCTTGATGGGAAGAAATGTGCGGAGAGCCTGATTGCCGATATCGCCAAGAAGGTGGCGGGGTATGTCGATTCCGGGCTGCGCAAGCCCCAGATGGCCATTATCCTAGTCGGGACCCATGCGCCGAGCGAGTCGTACGTCAAGTCGAAGATCGCCACTTGTGCCCTCTCCGGCTTCGAGAGTGTGCTGATACGCTTTCCGGAAACGGTCCGGGAAGATGAGCTGCTGGCCAAGATCGCCGAGCTCAACGCCGACCAGACCACCGACGGCCTGATTGTCCAGCTCCCGCTGCCGAAGCATATCAATCCCCAGCAGATCATCAACGCGATTGCGCCGGAGAAGGACATCGACGGCTTCCATCCGACCAACTTCGGCCGGATGACCCTCGGCCAGAAAGCGTTCCGGCCGGCGACCGCCTACGGTATCTGCAAGCTTCTCCAGTACTACGAAGTGCCGGTGAAGGGGAAACACTGCGTCGTCATCGGCCGGTCGAACATCGTCGGCAAGCCGATCTCGATCATGCTGGCCAACGATTTCGACATCGGTAATGCCACCGTGACCCTGACTCACATCGAAACGCCCCGGCAGCTGCTTTTGGACGAGACGCGGCGGGCGGATATCGTCATCGTCGCCGTCGGCATCCCCGGCTTCATTACCGCCGACATGATCAAGGAGGGGGTGGTGCTGATCGACGTCGGCATCAACCGGCTGCCGGACGGCAAACTGGTTGGCGATGCCGATTTTGCCGCCGTCGCCGACAAATGTTCGTGGATTACCCCGGTGCCGGGCGGGGTAGGGCGGATGACCGTCGCCGCGCTGATGATCAACACGCTGATGGCTTACCAGCATAACTTCAATCTGGTCTGA
- a CDS encoding methyl-accepting chemotaxis protein: protein MTHAIVQSTPRRPLLRRLLDSYRRCSITTKIVAVFAVVTGGAIAAALCSTWIIVDVSSRGGAMYERNLLSVSRISALRSAFETGQTLVRDLVIERAPYVQDEILAKLAAEDKQVSDGLRDIRPFVDTPRLAALHRQVSADLTLYTSFRQKVIELARQGQTDEAVNILRNVAGEVNDRIHDNLRAIEAGFAAEAKARNALNARRSHLGFIINSAVAACGILIAVAAASLLVAGLARPLARLRDIVERLKQGELTARLDGLASADARDEICLLATAINEMGERFQTLIATIADSSVRLGRSAARLDQTSRGIAGGTATAARQVEAASLSSDGMAGGAAAIAEKCSVATNEVRQANRQLQEGEQVIGESVAALHTIAAEVNRAAESVVSLGKRSEQIGEIVGTIEGIADQTNLLALNAAIEAARAGDRGRGFAVVADEVRSLAEKTMAATREIGAMIRAVQTETKAVVRLMETGANQARCGQDAAARSGEALQQMTATIATVTTIVERIALTVDEQQSSVQEMRHNIGRVNEVVSLTASGAQESAAEASELARLADELQGMTRRFAAQAA, encoded by the coding sequence ATGACACACGCCATCGTCCAATCGACTCCGCGCCGACCGCTACTGCGCCGGCTCCTCGATTCCTATCGCCGCTGCTCGATCACCACCAAAATCGTCGCCGTCTTCGCCGTCGTTACCGGCGGCGCGATCGCCGCCGCCCTCTGCAGCACCTGGATCATCGTCGACGTCAGCAGCCGCGGCGGCGCAATGTACGAGCGCAACCTCCTTTCCGTCAGCCGGATCTCCGCACTGCGCAGTGCCTTCGAAACCGGCCAGACGCTGGTGCGCGACCTGGTGATCGAACGCGCCCCTTACGTCCAGGACGAAATCCTCGCCAAACTCGCCGCCGAAGACAAACAGGTCAGCGACGGCCTCCGCGACATCCGCCCCTTCGTCGACACCCCCCGGCTTGCCGCGCTGCACCGGCAGGTGAGCGCCGACCTGACCCTCTATACCTCGTTCCGGCAGAAAGTGATCGAACTGGCCCGGCAGGGACAGACCGACGAGGCGGTCAACATCCTCCGCAACGTCGCCGGCGAGGTCAATGACCGGATTCACGACAACCTCCGGGCGATCGAAGCGGGATTCGCCGCCGAAGCGAAGGCGCGGAACGCCCTCAATGCCCGGCGGTCGCACCTCGGCTTCATCATCAACAGCGCCGTTGCCGCCTGCGGCATCCTGATCGCCGTCGCCGCCGCCTCCCTGCTGGTTGCCGGCCTGGCCAGACCGCTCGCCCGGCTGCGCGACATCGTCGAACGGCTGAAGCAGGGCGAACTGACCGCCCGGCTCGATGGTCTGGCCAGCGCCGACGCCCGCGACGAGATTTGCCTGCTGGCCACGGCAATCAACGAAATGGGTGAGCGCTTCCAGACGCTGATCGCGACGATTGCCGACAGCTCGGTCCGGCTCGGCCGGTCCGCCGCCCGCCTCGACCAGACCTCCCGCGGCATTGCCGGCGGCACCGCTACCGCCGCCCGGCAGGTGGAGGCAGCGTCGCTTTCCAGCGACGGCATGGCGGGCGGCGCCGCAGCCATCGCCGAAAAATGCTCGGTCGCCACCAACGAAGTCCGCCAAGCCAACCGCCAGCTGCAGGAGGGTGAGCAGGTCATCGGCGAAAGCGTCGCCGCGCTGCACACCATCGCCGCCGAAGTCAACCGGGCGGCGGAGTCGGTGGTCAGCCTCGGCAAGCGCTCGGAACAGATCGGCGAGATCGTCGGCACCATCGAGGGGATCGCCGACCAGACCAACCTGCTCGCGCTTAACGCCGCCATCGAGGCCGCCCGGGCCGGCGATCGCGGCCGGGGCTTCGCCGTCGTTGCCGACGAAGTCCGCTCGCTGGCGGAAAAGACGATGGCGGCCACCCGGGAGATCGGCGCAATGATCCGGGCGGTCCAGACGGAAACCAAGGCGGTCGTCCGACTGATGGAGACCGGGGCCAACCAGGCGCGATGCGGCCAGGACGCAGCGGCCCGCTCCGGGGAGGCGCTGCAGCAGATGACCGCCACCATCGCCACGGTCACCACTATCGTCGAGCGGATCGCCCTCACCGTCGACGAGCAGCAGTCGTCCGTCCAGGAGATGCGGCACAATATCGGCCGGGTGAACGAAGTGGTCAGCCTCACCGCCAGCGGCGCCCAGGAATCGGCGGCCGAAGCCTCGGAACTCGCCCGCCTGGCCGACGAACTCCAGGGGATGACCCGCCGCTTCGCCGCCCAGGCGGCATAG
- a CDS encoding serine/threonine protein kinase — protein MSATPHPFQSLTPDFIMDAVESRGLRCDCRIFALNSYENRVYQVGIEDNPPLIAKFYRPGRWSAEQLREEHQFCCELAEQELPVVAPWSDAAGESLFRYGDFWFALYPRQGGHAPEFDNLDNLLILGRLLGRIHGVGAARPFVHRPTLDSRSFGYDCVALLRERFVPAEYQASYGAVTDQLLAAIDAALADAGPLRFIRTHGDCHSGNILWRDNAPAFVDFDDARMAPAVQDLWMMLSGDRARQTAQLEALATGYAEFADFNPRELRLIEPLRALRMLHYSAWLASRWDDPTFPAAFPWFNTVRYWGEQILQLREQLAALAEPPLELP, from the coding sequence ATGTCCGCCACGCCGCACCCGTTTCAGAGCCTTACCCCCGATTTCATCATGGATGCCGTCGAAAGCCGGGGGCTGCGCTGCGACTGCCGCATCTTCGCCCTGAACAGCTATGAAAACCGGGTCTACCAGGTGGGGATCGAGGATAACCCGCCATTGATCGCCAAGTTCTACCGGCCCGGCCGCTGGTCGGCCGAGCAGCTCCGCGAGGAGCACCAGTTCTGCTGCGAACTGGCCGAGCAGGAACTGCCGGTGGTGGCCCCCTGGAGCGATGCCGCCGGGGAGAGCCTGTTCCGGTACGGCGATTTCTGGTTTGCCCTCTATCCGCGCCAGGGGGGACACGCCCCGGAATTCGACAATCTCGACAATCTGCTGATCCTCGGCCGGCTGCTCGGGCGGATTCACGGGGTCGGCGCCGCCCGCCCGTTCGTCCATCGGCCGACCCTCGACAGCCGGAGCTTCGGCTACGACTGCGTCGCTCTGCTCCGGGAGCGGTTCGTTCCCGCCGAGTATCAGGCCAGCTACGGCGCGGTGACCGACCAGCTGCTGGCGGCGATCGATGCCGCCCTGGCCGATGCCGGACCGCTCCGCTTCATCCGCACCCACGGCGACTGTCACAGCGGCAACATTCTCTGGCGGGACAACGCCCCGGCGTTCGTCGATTTCGACGACGCCCGGATGGCGCCGGCGGTGCAGGACCTCTGGATGATGCTCTCCGGCGACCGGGCGCGCCAGACCGCCCAGCTGGAGGCGCTGGCGACCGGTTATGCCGAGTTTGCCGACTTCAACCCGCGGGAGCTGCGCCTGATCGAACCGCTGCGCGCTCTGCGGATGCTCCACTACAGCGCCTGGCTCGCCAGCCGCTGGGACGATCCCACCTTTCCCGCCGCCTTCCCCTGGTTCAACACCGTCCGCTACTGGGGCGAACAGATCCTCCAACTCCGCGAACAACTGGCCGCTCTGGCCGAGCCGCCGCTCGAACTACCCTGA
- a CDS encoding B12-binding domain-containing radical SAM protein gives MLLIHPPVAKACEPPAGLARLAGTLRARGVSCRLLDANLEGLLWLLEQVPAAGDTWTRRAAAGRARQLATLRDPAAYRTPDRYRRAVSDLNRLLAVAGRAHGTVVGLADYQHERLSPLRSADLLRAAAHPEDNPFYPYFSRRLPALLAGVRSVGLSLNYLSQALGTFAIAGWLRREFPPLTITLGGGLVTSWLCRPDWRNPFAGLIDRLVAGPGEAPLLTLAGHDGVAVPPVAPDYGDLPLADYLAPGLILPYSAAGGCYWNRCSFCPERAEGNAYRPLPVSRALAELRSLSGAPRLALFHLLDNAVSPALLRGLAAAPPDAPWYGFARIDEQLADPDFCRALRRAGCVMLKLGLESGDQRVLDRLQKGIELGTVSRVLAALRQAGIATYCYLLFGTPAETAAAARRTLEFVVRHHEAIGFLNLAVFNMPAFGAEAASHDTAPFYDGDLSLYTAFRHPHGWERQDVRRFLAREFTRQPAVAAILRRDPPVFTSNHAPFFAGLP, from the coding sequence ATGCTGCTCATTCACCCACCCGTTGCCAAAGCCTGCGAACCGCCGGCCGGCCTGGCCCGCCTCGCCGGAACGCTCCGCGCCCGCGGCGTGTCGTGCCGGCTGCTCGACGCCAATCTCGAAGGGCTCCTCTGGCTGCTGGAGCAGGTGCCGGCGGCCGGCGACACCTGGACCAGGCGGGCGGCCGCCGGCCGGGCGCGGCAGCTGGCGACCCTGCGGGACCCGGCAGCGTACCGGACCCCCGACCGCTACCGCCGGGCGGTCAGCGACCTGAACCGGCTGCTGGCCGTCGCCGGCCGGGCGCACGGCACAGTCGTCGGCCTCGCCGATTACCAGCACGAGCGGCTGTCGCCGCTGCGGAGCGCCGATCTTCTCCGGGCGGCGGCCCACCCCGAGGACAATCCCTTCTATCCCTACTTCAGCCGGCGGCTTCCCGCGCTGCTCGCCGGGGTCCGCTCGGTCGGCCTGTCGCTCAACTATCTGAGCCAGGCGCTCGGCACCTTTGCCATTGCCGGCTGGCTCCGCCGGGAATTCCCCCCCCTGACGATCACCCTCGGCGGCGGGCTGGTCACCTCTTGGCTCTGCCGCCCCGACTGGCGCAATCCCTTTGCCGGCCTGATCGACCGACTGGTCGCCGGGCCGGGCGAAGCGCCGTTGCTGACCCTGGCCGGCCACGACGGGGTGGCGGTGCCGCCGGTGGCACCGGATTATGGCGATCTTCCCCTGGCCGATTACCTTGCCCCCGGCTTGATCCTCCCTTACAGCGCCGCCGGCGGCTGCTACTGGAACCGCTGCTCCTTCTGCCCGGAGCGGGCCGAGGGGAACGCCTACCGGCCGCTGCCGGTCTCCCGGGCGCTGGCCGAACTGCGGTCGCTCAGTGGGGCGCCCCGGCTGGCGCTCTTCCATCTGCTCGACAACGCCGTCAGCCCGGCGCTGCTCCGCGGTCTGGCGGCCGCGCCGCCCGACGCCCCGTGGTACGGCTTCGCCCGGATCGACGAGCAGCTGGCCGACCCCGATTTCTGCCGGGCGCTCCGCCGGGCCGGCTGCGTGATGCTCAAGCTCGGCCTGGAATCGGGCGACCAGAGGGTGCTCGACCGGCTGCAGAAGGGAATCGAGCTCGGCACCGTCTCCCGGGTGCTCGCCGCGCTGCGGCAGGCCGGGATTGCCACCTACTGCTACCTCCTCTTCGGCACCCCGGCGGAGACGGCGGCGGCGGCGCGGCGGACCCTGGAGTTCGTCGTCCGGCACCACGAAGCGATCGGTTTTCTCAATCTGGCGGTGTTCAATATGCCGGCTTTCGGTGCCGAGGCTGCCAGCCACGACACGGCGCCGTTCTATGACGGCGACCTCTCCCTCTACACCGCCTTCCGCCATCCCCACGGCTGGGAGCGGCAGGACGTCCGCCGTTTCCTGGCCCGCGAGTTTACCCGCCAGCCGGCGGTGGCGGCGATCCTCCGCCGCGACCCGCCGGTGTTCACTTCCAACCATGCGCCGTTTTTTGCCGGCCTTCCCTGA
- a CDS encoding DUF2917 domain-containing protein — protein sequence MDYLLGKGEVVTLAGVARQTVTVRAGALWLTVAGDPRDHLLAGGERFSVTADALLVLEALADAVVGVDCPVERPLHLPLLAAVSRNNG from the coding sequence ATGGACTATCTGCTTGGCAAGGGAGAGGTGGTAACGCTGGCCGGCGTCGCCCGGCAGACCGTGACGGTCCGTGCCGGGGCGCTCTGGCTCACCGTGGCCGGCGACCCCCGCGATCACCTGCTTGCCGGGGGCGAGCGCTTCTCCGTTACGGCGGACGCCCTGCTGGTGCTGGAGGCGCTGGCCGACGCCGTCGTCGGCGTCGACTGCCCGGTGGAACGGCCGCTCCACCTGCCGCTGCTGGCGGCAGTCTCCCGCAACAACGGCTGA
- a CDS encoding GlxA family transcriptional regulator, producing the protein MNSLCQAASAGTTGLRTVAVVAYDGIEILDAAGPVEVFEMVNRTLRERGEPPAYALTLLAGAAGPVTTAAGVRLVADAAWEDAPADLDTLVVVGSPDGPLADALADRRLIAWLRQVAGQVRRLVSVCTGAFLLAEAGLLAGRRVTTHWLDVERLGRAYPALAVEPDAIYVRDGTVATSAGVTTCLDLTLALVEEDFGREMALAVARRLVLFLKRPGGQAQYSTQLRAQASVAGPLAPLLAWLGEQFRRPLTVEELAARAAMSPRNFARVFARETGMPPARYLEQLRFEQAVRLLEDSDYPLARIAAESGFASAEQLRRAFRRLGVTPRAYRERF; encoded by the coding sequence ATGAACAGCCTTTGCCAAGCCGCATCGGCCGGGACGACCGGCCTCCGTACCGTGGCCGTGGTCGCCTACGACGGCATCGAAATCCTCGACGCCGCCGGGCCGGTCGAGGTCTTCGAGATGGTCAACCGGACGCTCCGCGAACGGGGCGAGCCTCCCGCCTATGCGCTTACCCTGCTGGCCGGGGCGGCGGGGCCGGTCACCACCGCCGCCGGGGTGCGGCTGGTGGCCGATGCCGCCTGGGAAGACGCTCCGGCCGACCTCGACACCCTAGTCGTCGTCGGCAGCCCAGACGGCCCGCTGGCCGACGCGCTGGCGGACCGGCGGCTGATCGCCTGGCTGCGGCAGGTCGCCGGCCAGGTCCGGCGGCTGGTCTCGGTCTGTACCGGGGCATTCCTCCTGGCGGAGGCCGGGCTCCTCGCCGGCCGGCGGGTGACCACCCACTGGCTGGACGTGGAGCGGCTTGGCCGGGCCTATCCGGCGCTGGCGGTGGAACCCGATGCCATCTACGTCCGCGACGGGACGGTCGCCACCTCGGCCGGCGTTACCACCTGCCTGGACCTGACCCTGGCGCTGGTCGAGGAGGATTTCGGCCGGGAGATGGCGCTGGCCGTCGCCCGCCGGCTGGTGCTGTTCCTGAAGCGGCCGGGCGGTCAGGCCCAGTACAGCACCCAGCTTCGGGCCCAGGCATCCGTCGCCGGACCTCTGGCGCCGCTCCTGGCCTGGCTCGGCGAGCAGTTCCGGCGGCCGCTGACGGTCGAGGAGCTGGCGGCCCGGGCGGCGATGAGCCCGCGCAATTTCGCCCGGGTCTTTGCCCGCGAAACCGGGATGCCGCCGGCCCGCTACCTGGAGCAACTCCGCTTCGAACAGGCGGTCCGCCTGCTGGAAGATAGCGACTACCCGCTGGCCCGGATCGCCGCGGAGAGCGGCTTCGCCTCGGCCGAGCAACTGCGCCGGGCCTTCCGGCGGCTGGGGGTCACGCCGCGGGCCTACCGCGAACGGTTCTGA
- the scpB gene encoding methylmalonyl-CoA decarboxylase has protein sequence MSLILTQLQNQIGTITFNYRAYRNILSKAMVDEILEAIEALRKSKARVIIFRAEPGAAVWSAGHDVRELPLPGRDPLAYHDPLVTILRTVQELPLPVIAMIEGGVWGGACDLALSCDILIGAPNCSFCMTPAKIGVPYNVTGILHFINIMGVNRAKEMFFTAQPLTAEQARTAGILNHLVEADRLEEFTYTLAEQITCNSPLSIAVIKEQIRLLASAHPMSPHTFERVQGLRRRVYDSRDYAEGINAFKEKRPPNFTGE, from the coding sequence ATGTCCCTGATCCTCACCCAGTTGCAGAACCAGATCGGCACCATTACGTTCAATTACCGGGCCTACCGGAACATTCTGAGCAAAGCGATGGTCGACGAGATTCTCGAGGCGATCGAAGCGTTACGGAAAAGCAAGGCCCGGGTGATCATCTTCCGCGCCGAACCGGGAGCCGCCGTCTGGTCGGCCGGCCACGACGTCCGCGAACTCCCCCTCCCCGGCCGCGATCCGTTGGCCTACCACGATCCGCTGGTCACCATCCTGCGGACCGTGCAGGAACTGCCGCTGCCGGTGATCGCCATGATCGAGGGGGGAGTATGGGGCGGCGCCTGCGACCTGGCGCTGTCGTGCGACATCCTGATCGGCGCCCCGAACTGCAGCTTCTGCATGACCCCGGCGAAGATCGGCGTCCCCTACAACGTCACCGGCATTCTCCATTTCATCAACATCATGGGGGTCAACCGGGCCAAGGAGATGTTCTTCACCGCCCAGCCTCTCACCGCCGAACAGGCGCGCACCGCCGGCATCCTCAACCACTTGGTGGAAGCGGACCGGCTGGAGGAGTTCACCTACACGCTGGCGGAGCAGATCACCTGCAACAGTCCCCTTTCCATCGCGGTGATCAAGGAGCAGATCCGCCTGCTGGCCAGTGCCCACCCGATGAGCCCCCACACCTTCGAACGGGTGCAGGGGCTGCGACGGCGGGTCTACGACAGTCGGGACTACGCGGAAGGGATCAATGCCTTCAAGGAAAAGCGCCCCCCCAACTTCACCGGCGAATAG
- a CDS encoding MBL fold metallo-hydrolase has protein sequence MNLQQLSCIDLDQPTLEGFRQFISSWLYRGDGFTLLVDPGPLSTIPRLTAELRRRGVTRLDYVLLTHIHIDHAGGTGALLREYPDATVVCHPDGIRHLVAPAKLWEGSRKVLGPLADAYGEIVPVPAERIGFAETVGATGVRTFLTPGHAQHHCSYLLDDLLFGGEVAGVRCPLADGIFMRPATPPRFILQVALDSLDRMIALAPRAMVFAHYGLVETALDHLRLARRQLTLWVKGVAATAAADPAGREAALVAWLLEHDAQYRNVSRLPADIQARERYFLGNTLRGMIEYVDTLSAAERQALAAE, from the coding sequence ATGAATCTCCAGCAGCTGTCCTGCATCGACCTCGACCAGCCCACCCTCGAAGGGTTCCGCCAGTTCATCAGCTCCTGGCTCTATCGGGGCGACGGTTTCACCCTGCTCGTCGATCCCGGCCCCCTCTCCACCATCCCCCGCCTCACCGCCGAACTGCGCCGGCGCGGGGTGACGCGGCTCGACTACGTGCTGCTCACCCACATCCACATCGACCATGCCGGCGGCACCGGGGCGCTGCTCCGGGAATACCCCGACGCGACGGTCGTCTGCCATCCGGACGGCATCCGCCACTTGGTGGCGCCGGCAAAGCTCTGGGAAGGGTCACGGAAGGTGCTCGGCCCGCTGGCCGACGCCTACGGCGAAATCGTCCCGGTGCCGGCGGAGCGGATCGGCTTTGCCGAGACCGTCGGCGCAACCGGGGTCCGGACCTTCCTCACTCCCGGCCATGCCCAGCACCACTGCTCCTATCTCCTCGACGACCTGTTGTTCGGCGGCGAAGTGGCCGGCGTCCGCTGCCCGCTGGCCGACGGCATTTTCATGCGCCCGGCCACCCCGCCGCGCTTCATTCTCCAGGTGGCCCTCGATTCCCTCGACCGGATGATCGCCCTGGCCCCCCGCGCCATGGTCTTCGCCCACTACGGGCTGGTGGAGACCGCCCTCGACCACCTGCGGCTCGCCCGGCGCCAGTTGACCCTCTGGGTCAAGGGGGTGGCGGCGACCGCCGCGGCCGATCCGGCGGGGCGCGAGGCGGCGCTGGTCGCCTGGCTGCTGGAGCACGACGCGCAGTACCGGAACGTCAGCCGGCTGCCGGCCGACATCCAAGCCCGCGAGCGCTACTTTCTCGGCAATACCCTGCGCGGGATGATCGAGTACGTCGATACCCTCTCCGCCGCCGAGCGGCAGGCGCTGGCGGCGGAATAA
- a CDS encoding MBL fold metallo-hydrolase, whose amino-acid sequence MQLTPRLHLLTIPFTIPLPAGPVRRTVNVVLHCGPTITLVDSGVAGAETQIFACLRQLGRTAADIDTLVLTHSHPDHLGAAAAIVAASGCRVAAHPAERAWIEDPERQLRERPVPGFRQLVGGVVAVDRWLADGDRLDLGEGERFEVLHTPGHSAGSLSLWHPGARALLVGDAVPLPGAMPIFDDVAASLAVVDRLAQYDAEWLLSAWDEPRRGAEVGQRLAEGRRWLERLRQTVRALPGAAEMEPLVLCRAVAAPLGLPAEAVNPLVARSLVACLRG is encoded by the coding sequence ATGCAACTCACCCCCCGCCTTCATCTGCTGACCATCCCATTCACCATTCCGCTCCCCGCCGGTCCGGTCCGCCGGACGGTCAACGTCGTCCTGCACTGCGGGCCGACGATCACCCTCGTCGACAGCGGGGTGGCCGGGGCGGAGACGCAGATTTTCGCCTGCCTGCGGCAGCTCGGCCGGACCGCGGCGGACATCGACACCCTGGTGCTTACTCACAGCCATCCTGACCATCTCGGCGCAGCGGCGGCGATCGTCGCGGCCAGCGGCTGCCGGGTGGCAGCCCATCCGGCCGAACGGGCCTGGATCGAGGATCCGGAACGGCAGCTGCGGGAGCGGCCGGTGCCGGGGTTCCGGCAGCTGGTGGGGGGCGTGGTGGCGGTCGATCGCTGGCTGGCCGACGGCGACCGCCTCGATCTGGGGGAGGGGGAGCGGTTCGAGGTGCTGCATACCCCGGGGCATTCCGCCGGCTCGCTGTCGCTCTGGCATCCGGGAGCACGGGCGCTGCTCGTCGGCGATGCCGTGCCGCTTCCCGGGGCGATGCCGATCTTCGACGACGTGGCGGCCTCGCTGGCGGTGGTGGATCGACTGGCGCAGTATGATGCCGAGTGGCTGCTGTCGGCCTGGGACGAGCCGCGCCGCGGCGCGGAAGTTGGGCAGCGGCTCGCCGAGGGACGGCGCTGGCTGGAACGGCTCCGGCAGACGGTGCGCGCCCTGCCCGGCGCCGCCGAAATGGAGCCGCTGGTGCTCTGCCGAGCAGTGGCGGCTCCGCTGGGGTTGCCGGCGGAGGCGGTCAATCCGCTTGTCGCCCGCTCGCTTGTCGCCTGTCTGCGCGGCTGA
- a CDS encoding hotdog domain-containing protein, translating to MAQTPVETSTPSSSSPIDLSGEAGWAPFDAPALVGESLRFVSGEPDGNRFRVRYYRDSEKHLHARIWFGPETGGPPGHVHGGAVAAVMDEALGLAAWAAGYSIVVGNLNVSFRTMLPLEQVVTLESRVISAEGRKVKVHGRLFCGEAVYAEGECLCITIRGK from the coding sequence GTGGCACAAACACCTGTCGAAACATCCACCCCTTCATCCTCTTCCCCGATCGATCTCAGCGGCGAGGCCGGCTGGGCGCCCTTCGATGCGCCGGCGCTGGTCGGCGAATCGCTCCGCTTCGTCTCCGGCGAACCGGACGGCAACCGCTTCCGGGTCCGTTACTACCGGGACAGCGAGAAGCATCTCCACGCCCGCATCTGGTTCGGCCCCGAGACTGGCGGCCCGCCGGGCCACGTCCACGGCGGCGCGGTCGCCGCGGTAATGGACGAGGCGCTCGGCCTGGCGGCTTGGGCGGCCGGCTATTCGATCGTCGTCGGCAACCTCAATGTCAGTTTCCGGACCATGCTGCCGCTTGAGCAGGTGGTAACGCTCGAAAGCCGGGTCATCTCCGCCGAGGGGCGGAAGGTGAAGGTGCACGGCCGGCTCTTCTGCGGCGAGGCGGTTTACGCCGAAGGGGAGTGCCTCTGCATCACAATCCGGGGGAAATAA
- a CDS encoding ADP-ribosylglycohydrolase family protein — MAETTVNDRAAGAIIGAFVGDALGLGPHWYYDLAELRRDYGEWISDYTDPRPGRYHAGLKAGQLSQAGFILTLLLRSLVECGRYDEADFCRRLDEELLPLLDGTPICGPGGYTSQSIRELWRQRVVQGLPWGQTGGHADTTEAIERTLALAVRYADDPGQLAAAVAGNAVLTQTDPTVVSITVAFGAVLGQLVRGHPLDSRLSGRLMALVHAGTLPFHAVTADNLQPPRPGDPDPPRAGKFASPDALLTPSCIAAAAADPAIRIEPAWKVSLVYGMPCAIYHQVPAAYYLAARFAGDFEAAVLHAVNGGGQNQARAILTGALVGAQVGLTGIPARFLAGLAESAQLCRLAGDLAAQAAAEA, encoded by the coding sequence ATGGCAGAGACAACTGTCAACGACCGGGCTGCCGGGGCGATCATCGGCGCCTTCGTCGGCGATGCCCTCGGCCTCGGGCCGCACTGGTATTATGATCTTGCCGAGCTGCGCCGGGATTACGGCGAGTGGATCAGCGACTATACCGATCCGCGGCCGGGCCGCTACCACGCCGGGCTGAAGGCCGGCCAGCTCTCCCAGGCCGGCTTCATCCTCACGCTGCTCCTGCGCTCGCTGGTCGAGTGCGGCCGCTACGACGAGGCGGACTTCTGCCGCCGGCTCGACGAGGAGTTACTGCCGCTCCTCGACGGTACGCCGATCTGCGGCCCGGGGGGGTATACCAGCCAGTCGATCCGCGAGTTGTGGCGGCAGCGGGTGGTGCAGGGGCTGCCGTGGGGGCAGACCGGCGGCCATGCCGATACCACCGAGGCAATTGAGCGAACCCTGGCCCTAGCGGTGCGGTATGCGGACGATCCCGGCCAGCTGGCTGCCGCCGTCGCCGGCAATGCCGTCCTGACCCAGACCGACCCGACCGTCGTTTCGATCACCGTCGCCTTCGGCGCGGTGCTTGGTCAACTGGTCCGGGGACATCCTCTCGACAGCCGCCTGTCGGGCCGACTGATGGCCTTGGTTCATGCCGGCACCCTGCCGTTCCATGCCGTCACCGCCGACAATCTCCAGCCCCCCCGGCCCGGCGATCCGGACCCGCCCCGGGCCGGCAAATTCGCCTCCCCCGATGCCCTGCTCACCCCGTCGTGCATCGCCGCAGCTGCCGCCGATCCGGCGATCCGTATCGAACCGGCCTGGAAGGTGTCGCTGGTCTACGGGATGCCGTGTGCCATCTATCACCAGGTGCCGGCCGCCTACTACCTGGCGGCCCGCTTCGCCGGCGATTTCGAAGCCGCGGTGCTCCATGCCGTCAACGGCGGCGGCCAGAATCAGGCCCGGGCGATCCTCACCGGCGCCCTGGTCGGCGCCCAGGTCGGTCTGACCGGCATTCCCGCCCGTTTTCTCGCCGGGCTGGCCGAATCGGCGCAGCTCTGCCGGCTGGCCGGGGACCTGGCCGCCCAGGCAGCGGCCGAGGCCTGA